Proteins from a genomic interval of Beijerinckia indica subsp. indica ATCC 9039:
- the rpmC gene encoding 50S ribosomal protein L29 encodes MKSKQRLSDLRVMTVDQLDQELLNLKKEQFNLRFQRATGQLENTARVRIVRRDIARIKTLAAKQRQAASA; translated from the coding sequence ATGAAAAGCAAACAGCGTTTGTCGGATCTTCGGGTCATGACCGTCGACCAGCTGGATCAGGAATTGTTGAATCTCAAGAAAGAGCAGTTCAACCTGCGCTTTCAGCGGGCCACCGGCCAGCTCGAAAATACGGCACGTGTGCGCATTGTGCGGCGGGATATCGCGCGGATCAAAACGCTCGCCGCCAAGCAACGCCAAGCCGCCAGCGCCTGA
- the rpsC gene encoding 30S ribosomal protein S3 — protein MGQKVNPIGLRLGINRTWDSRWFANKGEYSKLLHEDMRIREVLMKNLKQAAVSKIIIERPHKKCRVTIHSARPGVVIGKKGADIDKIRKLVSKLTDSEVVINIVEVRKPEIDATLVADSIAQQLERRVAFRRAMKRAVQSAIRLGAEGIRINCSGRLGGAEIARLEWYREGRVPLHTLRADVDYGVATAHTAYGTCGIKVWIFKGEILEHDPMAQDRKMAELDHAGGGGGGERRRRERDAA, from the coding sequence ATGGGACAGAAAGTCAATCCGATCGGCCTGAGGCTCGGGATCAATCGAACCTGGGATTCGCGCTGGTTTGCGAATAAGGGCGAATATAGCAAGCTTCTGCACGAGGATATGCGTATCCGCGAGGTTCTGATGAAGAACCTGAAGCAGGCGGCTGTTTCCAAGATCATCATCGAGCGCCCGCATAAGAAATGCCGCGTGACCATTCATTCGGCGCGTCCGGGTGTCGTCATCGGCAAGAAGGGTGCGGATATCGACAAGATCCGTAAGCTGGTTTCCAAGCTGACGGATTCGGAAGTCGTCATCAACATCGTGGAAGTGCGCAAGCCTGAAATCGACGCCACTCTGGTTGCGGATTCGATTGCGCAGCAGCTCGAAAGGCGCGTCGCTTTCCGGCGTGCGATGAAACGCGCGGTGCAGTCAGCAATCCGCCTCGGCGCTGAGGGTATCCGCATCAATTGTTCCGGCCGTCTTGGCGGTGCGGAAATTGCCCGGCTCGAATGGTATCGTGAGGGACGTGTGCCGCTGCATACATTGCGTGCGGATGTCGATTACGGTGTCGCAACAGCCCATACGGCCTACGGTACTTGCGGTATCAAGGTTTGGATCTTCAAAGGAGAAATCCTGGAACATGATCCAATGGCGCAGGATCGCAAAATGGCCGAACTCGACCATGCGGGCGGTGGTGGCGGCGGTGAACGCCGGCGTCGCGAACGGGATGCGGCCTGA
- the rplB gene encoding 50S ribosomal protein L2, giving the protein MALKTFKPITPSLRQLVIVDRSNLYKGKPVKQLTEGKSSSGGRNNNGRVTVRFRGGGHKQTYRIIDFKRRKLDMPAKVERIEYDPNRTSFIALIRYADDELSYIIAPQKLAVGDEVISGQQVDVKPGNAMALANMPVGTIVHNIEMKIGKGAAMVRSAGTYAQVVGRDQGYVIVRLNSGEQRLIHGQCFATVGAVSNPDHMNASIGKAGRSRWLGRRPHNRGVTMNPVDHPHGGGEGRTSGGRHPVTPWGKPTKGKKTRTNKSTDKFIVTSRHKSKKKG; this is encoded by the coding sequence ATGGCACTGAAGACATTCAAGCCGATCACACCGAGCCTGCGACAGCTGGTCATCGTCGATCGCAGCAATCTGTATAAGGGCAAGCCGGTCAAGCAATTGACAGAGGGTAAGTCTTCCTCGGGCGGTCGCAACAACAACGGCCGGGTCACCGTTCGTTTTCGTGGTGGCGGTCACAAGCAGACCTATCGGATCATCGATTTCAAACGGCGTAAGCTGGATATGCCGGCGAAGGTCGAGCGGATCGAATATGATCCCAACCGGACCTCGTTCATTGCTCTGATCCGTTATGCGGATGATGAATTGTCCTACATCATTGCTCCGCAGAAACTTGCGGTTGGTGATGAAGTGATTTCCGGCCAGCAGGTCGACGTCAAGCCTGGTAATGCCATGGCTTTGGCGAACATGCCGGTCGGGACGATCGTGCATAATATCGAGATGAAGATCGGTAAAGGCGCGGCTATGGTCCGCTCGGCCGGCACCTATGCGCAGGTCGTCGGTCGCGATCAGGGCTATGTCATCGTTCGTTTGAATTCCGGTGAGCAGCGTCTGATCCACGGGCAATGTTTTGCGACGGTTGGCGCCGTGTCCAACCCGGATCATATGAATGCCTCGATCGGCAAGGCTGGTCGTAGCCGCTGGCTCGGACGGCGCCCGCATAATCGCGGTGTCACGATGAACCCGGTTGACCATCCGCACGGCGGTGGTGAAGGCCGGACCTCTGGCGGCCGGCATCCGGTTACGCCTTGGGGCAAGCCGACCAAGGGCAAGAAGACCCGCACGAATAAATCAACGGACAAATTTATTGTGACCTCGCGTCATAAGAGCAAGAAGAAGGGTTGA
- the rpsS gene encoding 30S ribosomal protein S19 translates to MARSIWKGPFVDGYLLKKAEAARASTRSEVIKIWSRRSTILPQFVGLTFGVYNGHKHVPVSVTEDMIGHKFGEFSPTRTFHGHAADKKARRG, encoded by the coding sequence ATGGCGCGCTCGATCTGGAAAGGTCCGTTCGTCGACGGTTATCTGCTTAAGAAGGCTGAAGCCGCGCGTGCCTCCACCCGTTCGGAGGTTATCAAGATCTGGAGTCGTCGTTCGACGATTCTGCCGCAATTCGTCGGCCTCACTTTCGGTGTCTATAACGGACATAAACATGTGCCTGTTTCGGTCACCGAGGACATGATTGGCCATAAATTCGGTGAATTTTCTCCGACGCGCACGTTCCATGGACATGCGGCGGATAAAAAAGCCAGAAGGGGCTAA
- the rplV gene encoding 50S ribosomal protein L22: MSKEKTPRSLGDNEAKAVARMLRVSPQKLNLVAQLIRGKKVDKALADLEFSRKRIAYDVKKTLESAIANAENNHSLDVDDLIVAEAFVGKAMVMKRFSPRARGRSGRIEKPFAHLTIVVREVTAVAAGA, translated from the coding sequence ATGTCGAAAGAGAAAACCCCACGCTCGCTCGGTGACAATGAGGCCAAGGCTGTGGCCCGCATGCTGCGGGTCAGCCCTCAAAAACTCAATCTCGTTGCCCAGCTTATTCGCGGTAAGAAGGTCGACAAAGCGCTGGCCGATCTTGAGTTTTCGCGCAAGCGGATCGCTTATGATGTCAAGAAGACATTGGAAAGTGCGATCGCGAATGCCGAAAACAATCATAGTCTCGATGTTGACGATCTGATCGTCGCGGAGGCTTTTGTCGGCAAGGCCATGGTCATGAAGCGGTTCAGCCCCCGCGCGCGCGGTCGGTCCGGGCGTATCGAGAAGCCTTTCGCGCATTTGACGATTGTCGTGCGTGAAGTGACTGCCGTAGCGGCCGGAGCCTGA
- the rplP gene encoding 50S ribosomal protein L16 gives MLQPKRTKFRKAFKGRIHGAAKGGFELNFGEFGLKAMEPERITARQIEAARRAMTRHMKRAGRVWIRIFPDVPVSKKPTEVRMGKGKGAPEFWAARVAPGRIMFELDGVPADLAREALRLAAAKLPIKTRFIQRIEE, from the coding sequence ATGCTGCAACCAAAACGCACCAAATTCCGAAAGGCTTTCAAAGGCCGCATTCATGGCGCCGCCAAGGGTGGGTTCGAGCTGAATTTCGGTGAGTTCGGCTTGAAGGCGATGGAGCCCGAACGTATTACGGCCCGTCAGATCGAGGCTGCTCGCCGCGCCATGACTCGCCATATGAAACGCGCTGGACGTGTCTGGATCAGAATCTTCCCGGATGTGCCGGTGTCGAAAAAGCCGACCGAGGTTCGCATGGGTAAAGGTAAGGGCGCGCCGGAATTCTGGGCGGCCCGCGTGGCACCCGGGCGTATCATGTTCGAGCTCGATGGCGTACCGGCTGATCTCGCTCGGGAGGCCCTGCGTTTGGCTGCGGCCAAGTTGCCGATCAAAACGCGCTTCATCCAGCGCATCGAAGAGTAA